GCAGAATACGACCTAAAAACCAAGATTGCCTCCCTGCAACAAAATTCCCAGGTGGTGATGGCGCAACCCGTTCTGCAAGCGAAAAGTAATGTGCTGACCTGGAATACCGATCTGCAAACCATTACCGCTCCCCAACCGATTAATGTGGTGAATGCCACGGATCAGGTGACGATTAGCGCCGATCGGGGGGAAATGAAGCTTCAGGAACAAATGGCATACCTCAACGGCAATGTGCGGGGGGTGAGTCAGAAAAATCAGGCCAATGTGGGGGCAGATCGGCTGACCTGGAATTTAGCGACCCAGGAATTTGAGGCCGATGGCAACGTGACCTACCAGCAGGCCAATCCGGTGTTTAACCTGGTGGGATCCCAGGCGCGGGGACGGTTGCAGGATCAGCAGGTGGTGGTGACGGGTGGCCCCGCCAGTAGCGATAACCGCGTCGTCACGGAAATTATTCCCAGCACGCTCAAGCAGAATTAATCGACTTCCGGTGCCTGTTGCTGTACCCATTGCCGAAAAGCCTTCAATGCCTGACGACGCACCTCTTGGGCGCAGCGATCGAGAAATTGGGGGAGAACTGCTGCGATCGGAAAGTTGGGAAAATGAAGACTGGTTTGGACTGCTTGATATTTGCCATCCTGGAGTTGGTAGATGCGGAGTTGGCCCTGCTCCAACTGGCATAATCAGCCCCCGGACAATAGCTCTGTCCGATCGCGGCTGCCTAATTTCGCTACGGAAGCATTCGGGATGGGGCTGGGTTGCAGGCTCGCCGATCGCTGGGTGGGCTTGCCCCAGTAGGCTTGCAGTTGTTGCAGTAGAACATCTTGCTGGTTACGCAGGGCTTCAATATTGGTTCCCCGGTTGATAATCGTGAACCAGACCAAGCCCCGATCGCGGGTCGGCAGAACCCCGGACAGGGCGCTAACTTCATTCAGGGTTCCGGTTTTGACCACGGAATTTTGGGGAATGGAGCGATCGATTAAGGTGCCAATGTCGGTGCCAGAAATGGGAAAGAGATCGGAAATTGTTAAGTTGTAAGTCTTGGCGTAGCGGGCTAAGGTCGTAAACAACGCTGTGACGCCGTGGGGGGTTAACCGATTGGGGGTGCCTAGGCCCGACCCATTTTCCAGCAGGATTTCGTCTGGACTGATTCCCGCTGCTGCTGCTGCCCGTTGCGCCGTGGCCTGTGCCCCTCCCATCAAGCGAGACAACCCTTCAGACATGGCGTTATTGCTGTAGACATTGATATTTTTAATCAGATAACGCAGGGGCAGAGATTTGCGCCGAAGCAACGGTTGACTGGCGGGAAGTTGGGGACTGTAAAGCACGGTGCCCGCGATCGCAACCTGGGGCTTGGCGGGCTGGGGTTTCATCTGGGCGTACTGGGCTTGAATGGCCTCTTGCCAAGCCTTGCTGTTGATCGCTTGTTTGAATAATGTGCCGGATTTCATGGCATCCAGTTCGAAGTTCATGCCAAAGTTGCCCGTGATCACCAGATTGCCTGTGACTTGGCGAATGCCCAATTGGTTGAGGGCGTTCCCGATCGCGATCGCCTCTTCCCACACCAGCATCGGATCGCCCCCCCCTTGGATAACTAGATCACCTTGGAGGACCCCATTTTGCACGGGGCCAGTGCTACCCACGAGCGTTTCAAACTGATGATCCGGCCCCCAGGTCGATAGGGCAGCAAGGGATGTGGCCACTTTGGTCAGGGAGGCTGCCGAGAGAGGGGTGGAGCCTTGGTGGTTGACCAGCAGCGATGGCCCAGCCTGTAACCACACTCCCTGCTCCTGGACGTTTAGCCCTTGGCTAGTCAAACCGTTGAGGTACCGCCGCACAATTTCTTCAGCCCCCGCATCGGCGTCGGGTAGCACGATCCAGGGTGCATCCTGCAACATCTCCACGCCCACAGCCTTGGGGACATCCATTGCCTTGAGGGTTAAGGGTTTAGAGTCCCCTAAAAACGGCAGGAGAAATAACAGAAAGCTTGTCTGGAGGCCAGGAAGCAGAAATTTCAGCATAGGGATAGGGATGGTTGGAGCCCGAGAAGGACGAAGGGGATGGGGAGACTAGCAACTCTGAGGAAGCAAGTCTATTAAACAACAAGATTGCACACTAGGATGAAACAACTAAGGTTAAATACTCATGAATAAAACCCAATATTGGGGCTCTTACCGGAAAATTTAAACTCTAGTAATCTGGACAAAATCAACAATCTTCACAAGTTAAGGTAAGCAGTAAATAACGGGGGCTGAGGCATAATCCAATGCATCCATTGGTGTCATTGATAGGAGAGATCCGTGCGGTTGCAGAAACCTATGGGGTGTCACGATCGCCCTTCTAAGGACTACAGACAATAGATTACAAAAATATCACAAAAGAAATATTACAAAAAATGTCGCAACCATCAGGCTGATATAGGTTGTCTATCACTAGCGTAATTCCGACAGAAAGGAGTCCTAGTGGCGTGCTGGGGGTGGTCTGATAGTCTTCTAGTAAGGCTAGGGCTAAAACAGGCTAGGGCTAATAACAGGCTAGGGCGCGATCGTCCCATCGGGCATGATTGCGCCCTGCAAGTCAGCATCCTTCAAAATCGTGCCCGTTAAATCTGCGTTTTGCAAATTGGCGTTGCGTAAGGTGGCTCGTCTGAGGTCAGCATAGCTGAGGTCGGCTCCGGTTAAATTGGCTCCGGTCAAATCTACCGCTGGTAAATCCCGTCCGACGGTGCGATGCATATTAGCGCGGCAAAACTTAGCCCCTGCAAGATCCGCATTGCAGAATAACACCCCGTGCAACGTGGCATAGCTCAGATCGGCCCCTTGCAAATTGGCGTTTTGAAAATCCGTAGGATGGGCGGTACTGGATTGCAAGTCAGCATCGTAGAGGATTGCGTTCACTAAACTGGCATGGCTCAACACTGCACCATTCAGGGTCGCTTTGCAGAGATTGGCCCCATCCAAACAAGCATTGACGAAATTTGCCCCACTCAGATCCGCTTCTCGCAGAATCGCCCCTTGTAAATTTGCGCCAGTTAAATTCGCTCCCCACAAAATGGCTTCACTTAAATCTGCGGACTGGAACCAGGCTTGGGTTAAGTCGGTTTTGCCCAGCCGCGCTTGACGCAAGTCCGATCGACTGAAATTTGCCCCTTGGAGGTTTAAATTTGTTAACTCGGCCTCTTGCAAATTGAGTTGCAAAAAGTCTCGTTCTCCACGGAGATAACAGGTAATCAGATCGGTTACGTTCATACACACACAGCGATACGCGGATTGATAGAACAATTCAAAAAACAATTCAATCGAGCAATGCCAGGATCAGCGTCACCAGTCTCCGTGCGTTACACGGATCTGTGCGCTACGAGTCTGATCCAGTGCTTATTCAGTAATACGTCAGGGAAATACGTCAGGGATTGCAGGTAAAGCCTATCACCAGACAGGATATCACCAACGATATAACAACGACATCACCAAGGAGTATAGCCAGAAGACCAACCCGCGTCTCTGGCTCAGCGAGCTGAGATTCATCGTTCCATGATAATTCACTGTTCTACTATATAGAGATATAGCGAATTTTGTTGAGAGACTTGAATAAAAATCTTGAGAAATCATTAACTCAGCCCTTCGATCGTGGGGATCTTCATTAAGATCGATAGAATATATTACCCGACGGTAGTATGTTAAGACTTGCTGTGTTTCGCTCCGGAGTCAATTCCTGTGTCTTCTACCGTGAACTCTGCGCAAAATCCATCTTCCACCCCTGGCGCTGCTGGTAAACACCATCAAATCGTGATTGTCGGCGGAGGAGCCGCAGGCATTACCGTTGCGGCGCAACTACTCAAGCAGTCCCGATCGCTGGATGTGGCGATCATTGAACCCTCGGCGAAGCATGATTACCAACCGGGGTGGACTCTTGTAGGGGGTGGCGTTGCGCCCCTGTCCGACTTTGTGCGGGATGAAAAAGCGGTGATCCCTCCTGGTGCAAAGTGGTTGCAAACGGCTGTGGCTAGCTTTGATCCCGCTCAAAATACCCTCACCACGATCGACGGCCAGCAGATTCACTACGATTACCTGGTGGTCTGTCCTGGGATTCAAATCAATTGGCATTTGATTAAAGGACTCAAGGAAGCCCTGGGCAAAGGCGGTGTCACGAGTAACTATTCCAAAGAGTTTGTCCCCTACACCTGGGAAACCATCCAAAATTTCAAAGGGGGCAACGCGATCTTCACCCACCCCGCTACGCCGATTAAATGTGGGGGCGCGCCGCAAAAAATTATGTATATGGCCGACGATGCCTTCAAAAATCGCGGTCTGGGCAGCAAAACTAACGTAACCTTCTGCATTGCTGGCCCCAAAATGTTCCCGATCGCGCCCTACTCGGCAACGTTGGATCAAGTGGTGGCTCGCCGGGGTATCACGCCAAAATTCCTGCATAACCTGAAGGAAATTAAAGCCGATACGAAGGAAGCGGTTTTTGATGTTACCTCTGCCGACGGCGTGCAGGAAGTCACCCTGCCCTACGACATGATCCATGTGACGCCGCCCATGAGTCCCCCCGACTTCATCAAGCAAAGCCCCCTCGCCAACGAAGCAGGCTGGGTCGATGTTCACAAACACACCTTGCAGCACAACCGCTACCCCAACGTCTTTTCCCTAGGGGATGCCTCCTCCCTGCCCACATCTAAGACCGCTGCTGCTGCCCGCAAACAAGCCCCTGTTCTGGTGCATAACCTGTTGGCGGTGATGAATTCCCAGTCCTGCGATGCCCAATACAACGGCTACACCTGCTGTCCGTTGATTACCGGCTACCAATCGGCCATGATGGCGGAATTTGACTACGACGGTAATTTAACTCCGTCCTTCCCCCTCGATCCCACCAAAGAGCGCTACATCATGTATCTAGCCAAGGTGCACGTTCTGCCCTGGCTCTACTGGAACCGCATGTTGGCGGGCGAAAGCTTTGAGGCCGATGTGTTTAAACCGCTGAAAAAGCTGGCGGGTTGGTAAGTGGTTGGCCGCACTCAGTTTAAGTATTTGGTAGCACTTAGTGGTTGGTAGCTCTTAGTTTTGGTAGCACTTAGTGGTTGGTAGCTCTTAGTTAAAGTTACCGGCTTCTTGCAGCCATTCTGTAGGGGGAAGACGGCGGTAGGTGCCATCTTTGCGGCTCATGAGTTGATAGCCAATCAATTCCCGACGCAGGGTAGCGCAGTCTTCGTGGTGCTGCTTGAGGATGGCGTTGATTTCTTTTTCGGAATAATCCCGATCGGGTTCAATTTTTTGGACTAACCATTTCAGCAAGACAAACCGCTTTTTGCGGGCTGCTGGAATTGTAAGAATGCGATCGTTTTCGACAAAGGCTTTCAGTACCGTTGTTTCCCAATCCTCTGGTTGCACCGATTGCGCCAGGGTTTTGAGTTGTTCGGAGGAGAGGAGGTCACGGCTGAGCAATTGAAGTTGTTCGGAGTTGAGCCGGTAGAGATGGGTATTGCCTTCGGGATTCAGCAGCACCAAGTTTAGAGACTTCAGCTTGGCGAGGTGGTGGGAGATGGTAGGCGCTTTGAGATGTAGCAGAGCGGCCATTTCTTCCACACTACATTCACGCTGGGCCAGTAGCCCTAGCAGTTTTAGTCGCGTTTCGTCGCTCAGGACTTTGAAGAAGTCCAGGAGGGTTTGTAGATTCTCAGGGGCCATGGGGCATTACCGGAAATACAGTTAATTAGATGCTTGTCTAATTAGAATTCTATCTAATTAGTTCCGGGAATGTCCACTCGATGAGGCTTGCACTCGATGAGGCTTGCACTCGATAAGGCTTGCAATAGTATTCCACCGTTTATAAGTGACAATGAAGGGATTGAGTGGGAGGCGGCTACATGGCGATCGAAAGTCTGCGTCGGAGTTGGAGCAATCCGTGCGGGACGAGCATCGGGCATAGACTACAAAGCGGGCATAGACTACAAAGATTGTGGCGTTTTGGTATTTGCTTGATCGCGCTCCTGGTAGGATTCTGGTTAAACCTCGCCCCTGCTCAAGCGTTGGACTATCCCCCGCCCCTGTCCTACAGCAACGCGGATTTAAAAGGCCAAAATTTTTCGGGTCAGGTTTTGCGCACGGCAGAGTTTTCCAATGCCAATTTGGAAGATGTCAACTTTAGCGCGGCGGATCTGCGCGGGGTCGTCATGAGTGCATCGGTGTTGACGGGCACCAATCTCCACGCAGCGAACTTAGGCAATGCCTTGATGGATCAGGTGAAGTTTAAGCAAACGGACTTGAGTGATGCCATTCTGACGGAAGCGATTCTCCTGCACTCCACCTTTGAAGCGATCGACATTACAGGGGCCGACTTCACCGATGCCATTTTGGATGGGGCACAGATTGCCAAGCTTTGCCAAATCGCAGCGGGCACCAATTCCATCACCGGGGTTAGTACTAGAGACTCCCTCGGCTGCCTGGATTAGGTGGCTCAGATTTCCACGGGGCCAGTACCTGTTTCCAATAACCTTTTCAGATACTCTTGCCTTTTCAGATACACTTTGTTAGTGAGCGAGGGAATTTGTGAGCTGGTGACTGAATTCTGGTGATCTGGGTCACTAGGTTTAAATCCTCTGGGTCAATCCTCTGCGATCGTTTGTTAACGCTTTCCGCCCATTCTGTCAGTCCCATGGTGAATTCCAATCCTGTTCAACAAACTGTACCGACTCAAGTACAACGGGTTGGAATCATTGGTGGAGGGCAATTAGCCTGGATGATGGCGGAGGCCGCGCAGAAATTAGGCATTGATCTGATTGTCCAGACGCCCCATCCCACCGATCCTGCTGTTACGATCGCGCGGGAATCGATTTTTGCCCCCGTCGCCGATGCAGAAGCCACAGCAACCTTGGCGCAACGCTGCGATGTGATTACCTTTGAAAACGAGTTTGTCGATCTGCCTAAGTTGAATCGACTAGCGCAGGAGGGCGTTATTTTTCGTCCCGGACTCAATTGCCTAACGCCCTTGCTGGACAAGTACCACCAGCGCTGTTTTCTGCGCCACCGGGACTTGCCGACCCCCGATTTTTCGCTGCTGCCCACTTCTCCCTATCCGCTGATTCCCAACCGCCTGCCCTGTGTGCTGAAAACGCGCCGCCTGGGCTACGACGGCTACGGCACCTTCATCGTTAAGACGGAGGATCAGTTTGAAGAGTTGATCTATAAAATTCCCGTCGATGCCCTGATGCTGGAAGAGTTTGTGCCCTTTACCCGCGAGTTGGCGGTGATGGCGGCCCGATCGCTCAGCGGGGAAGTGGTAGTCTATCCGATCGTGGAAACCCAGCAGGAAAACCAAGTCTGTCGGCGGGTGTTTGTGCCGACGGATCTGTTGCCACGGGTGGAACAGCAAGTCCACGCGATCGCCCAAACCATTCTGGAAAGCTTGCAGTATGTGGGGATCCTGGGGATCGAATTATTTCTGACAGAGGACGATCGGGTCTTGGTGAACGAGATTGCTCCCCGCACCCACAATTCCGGCCATTACACGTTGGATGCCTGCGAAGTCTCCCAGTTTGAACAACAGTTACGCGCGGTCTGTGGCTTGCCCTTGGGCAGTCCGGCGTTGAATTGTGCGGGGGCGGTGATGGTGAATCTGCTGGGCTTTGAAAGCTCCAGTGGTGACTATGCCCAACAACGCCAGCAGCTAGCGGCCATTCCTAACGCCCAGGTACATTGGTACGGCAAAACAGAATCTCGCCCAGGCCGCAAGTTGGGGCATGTTACGGTGCGGCTGTTCCAGGAAGAGAATTTAGCTGAGACCTCGATCGCCCTAGCCCAGGAAATTGAGCGCATTTGGTATCCTGACCAGGCCCCTGCTTGATCCCCCGTCGATACTGCTGCCTTCAGGTCAAACTAGCCAATCCCGACCTCCACCGTTTACAATACTGGAAGGTTCACGGCTACGTTGGTGACTGCCAATAATGTTTTTTGATCTATGTCTTTTCTTATAAGGGAACCTCACGGATCTTGCGGCAGTAGACTGAGCTTGTACTCAGAAACTTTATGCGAGATATAACGGTACCCACCTGGTTTAAGCCAGGTCTAAAACTGAGGTAAGACGGCGCAGCGGTGAACCCACTTAAGCAATTTGGTTCAGCCTTTGGCATTGGTATGCAAGACGCTGACGAAAGGTCAGCCTTTAGATCTCAACTGGATTCAGTTGAGTTTTTTAGTTTTTAGGCAAGTTGTTAAAACAATGTGAGTTCGATAGCTATTCGATAAATAAAAAAAGTCCTTCACAAATACCCTGGGCCTGGACGCAGAATTCACTTTCGGGGGGTGTCGGGGGAGTAGAGTCCCCTGACATAGCAGGGGCGCGGGGAGAAGTTCCCCGATCTTCGCTGCGCAGCAGCCCCGACGATCGCAACCTAGCACGAATCTATCGAACTCACCTTAAAACACGATCGCCATAGCGGGGATCGGTTGAATGGATGGCAAGAAAGATGGTCGCTCTCAGCAGGTTACGGTAAGGTTAAAAGTAACTCAACTTCTTCTGCGGGAAAGATTTCTCCATTGAACCTTTTGTCATTACCGATCGCTGCTCCTAGCGCTGTTTCTCGGGTTTGTTTAGACAACGGTTTGACCCTGATTCACCACCAAATGACTGCGACCGATGCGATCGCAGTGGATGTCTGGGTGAAGGCCGGTGCAATTTTGGAACCCGATGACGCTTCGGGCATGGCGCACTTTCTGGAACACATGATTTTTAAGGGCAGCGATCGCCTTCTGCCTGGAGACTTTGACGCCATTATTGAAAATCACGGTGGTACCACCAACGCCGCCACGGGGCAGGATTATGCTCACTTTTTCCTAGTTTGTGGGGCGCACGCCCTGGGGGAAACCCTGCCCTGCTTGGCGGAACTGCTCCTGAATGCAGCGATCCCCGACGAAGAATTTGAGCGGGAACGGGAGGTCGTATTTGAAGAAATGCGCCAAGCCTACGACAGCCCTGACTGGCTAGGCTTCCAAGCACTTCTGGAAACGGTGTATCAACGCCACGCCTATGGCCGATCGATTCTGGGAACGACGGAAACCTTGATGCGGATGACCCCGGAACGCCTGCGCCAGTTCCATCGATCGCGCTACCAGCCAGAGCATATGACGGTGGTGATCACAGGCAATCTCAGCCAAGCAGAGGCTATCCAAGCCGTCAGCCAAGCTTTCCACACCTTCCCAACGCCCACGCCCTTTGATCCCTACCAGCCCGATGCCGAACCGCCGATCGTGGGGATTCGCCGTCAGGTCTTGCAACTGCCCCAGGCAGAACAGGCGCGGCTGATGCTGGCTTGGATTGCACCGGGATCCCAATCGAAGCGCGATCGCTGGTCGGTGAAAGGTTTGGATCTCCTCTCTGTGCTGTTGACCGAGGGACGCACCTCGCGCCTCGTGCGGGAATTGCGGGAGGAACGCAATCTCGTGCTGGATGTCAGTGCCGCCGTTTCCATGCAGCAGGATTCCAGCATTTTTACGATTACGGCTTGGCTGGATCCCGAAGATTTAGATCGGGTAGAGGCCATCATCGGCGATCGACTCTCGGAGTTGACCCATGCGCCCATTACGCCCACGGAACTGAACCGAGCCAAGCGACTCATTTGTAACGACCACGCCTTTTCCTCGGAGTCGCCCAGCCAAATTGCCAGTCTCTACGGCTACAACCACACCTTGGCAGAACTGGAAGCAGCGCTGACCTATCCCGACGACATCCGATCGTTTGTTTCCGGCGATCTCTGTAATATTGCCAGTCAGTTCCTCTCGCCGTACCACTATGCAGCGGTGATTGTACGCCCGGAGTAGACCTGTCTAAGTCTGCAAACAAAAATCCCCGATCGTTCTTTTTGGAGAGATCGGGGATTTTATTGAATTGATTGACTGTAGCTGGGGCTCTGATCCCCCCTAACCCCCCTTCAAAAGGGGGGGATTTGATTCTAATCCCCTTTTTCTTGGCATAGCCTCTCCGCAGGAGATAGGGGGATTTAGGGGGATCGAATCCATTCGTTAAACGCTGCCAATCACAGCCACGGAGCTTACTTCACCGTAGGAGCGACTGTACTGACGATCGGCGCTTTCGCGATCGACGTCGCCGACGCATCTACGGGAGATTCCGCTACGGTCTTTGCCTTGGTCACCGCTTGCAACATCGGTGTCTTTGCCACAGCAGCATCGGAGAAGGCAAACAACGGATTGGACAGAATCCCCGCGATCGAAGTCGCTACCAGGGAAATAATCAGCCCCACTTGCAGCGGACGCATTCCTGGCAGATCCCAAGTCACCGGCGGGTAATTCTTCACCACTTCCGACATTTCCTGGGGTTCCTTGACCACCATCATCTTGACCACACGGATGTAGTAGTAGATGGAGATCACACTCGTGACCAAGCCCAGCAGCACTAAGCCATAGGCTCCCGCTTGCCAACCCGCCCAGAACAGGTACAACTTCCCAAAGAAGCCCACCAGCGGCGGAATGCCACCTAAGGACAGCAGACAAATCGACAACGCCAAGGTCAACAGCGGATCCTTTTGATACAGACCGGAGTACTCACTAATCTGATCCGTCCCTGTACGCAGCGAGAAGAGAATCACACAACTGAAAGCGCCTAGGTTCATGAACAGGTAAGCCAGCAGGTAGAAAATCATGCTGGAGTAGCCTGCATTGGTGCCAATCACCAACCCGATCATGATGAAACCCGCTTGACCGATCGACGAGTAGGCCAGCAGTCGCTTCATGCTGGTTTGCGCCAGGGCGACCACGTTGCCCAGTACCATACTCAAAATCGCCAAAGCGGTCATGACAAAGCGCCATTGTTCATCCACTAGGGGGAAGGCCGTCACCAACAAGCGGATTGCCAGGGCAAACCCGGCGGCCTTAGACCCCACGGACAGGAAGGCGACCACTGGCGTCGGCGATCCTTCGTAAACATCCGGCGTCCACTGGTGGAACGGCACCGCCGCGATCTTGAAGGCGATACCCGCGATCGCAAACACCAGGGCAATCACCAGACCGATCGACGATCCCAGATCCGCACTGGCAATGTGAGCCGCAATCTCGCCCAGCTTGGTTTGCCCACCGGACAAACCATAGAGCAGCGAAGACCCGTAGAGGAAAATCGCCGAACTGGAGGCCCCAATCAGCAAATATTTCAGCGCCGCTTCGTTCGATCGGGGATCGCGTTTGGTGTATCCCGTCAACAAATAAGAGGCAATACTCAACGTCTCCAACGAGACAAAAATCATGACTAACTCATCTGCGCCCGAGAGAAACATCCCCCCCAGCGTCGCGGTGAGTAGGATGGTGACAAACTCTGACAACGCCGTTCCCGACTGCTCGACATAGCGCACAGACATCAGGATGGTCACCGCTGCCGAAAGGGCAACGATCCCCCGGAAGGCGACACTCAGCGCGTCCCCATTAAAGCCACCCAGGAAAGAAATCGGATTCGCGACATTCCACTGTGTGGTGTAGAGCGCAACCACTGCCGCAAGAAGACCCGCGATCGCAACGTAGGGCGTCCACTTCGCGGAGTTAGTCCGTCCCACAATCAGATCGCCAACAATGACAATCATCAACGTGGTGATGACGATGCCTTCTGGCAGGATGACGCCCGCATTCAATTGACTGGCAAGGCTTGCAAAATCCATAGAACCGTCTCTAGGCTGCGTTAATCATAGCGGGAGAAATCTTAATTCTCCCCATTGGATTGTACCGTGCAATTTGATAGGAGATTTTGCCTATTCCAGCTTTTTCGGGGGCCGAACGATTCGAGATCGCTAGGGATCGCCATAGAGACTGCACCGATCGCGCCCATCTCCCACCCCAGTCGCACCCCTGTTTTGTAGGTGGATCATTGATTGAATCTGGGTGGGCGACTCCCTTATAGGGAAGTCCACCCAGCCCCGACAAGTTCCCCCGACAAGTTCACAAGTGCCAGTTCATAAGTGCCAGCGGACTGTTATATATAGATATCCAGATATAGATGTTTTAGAGATTCACTGTTCAAATATCCGCTACTAGCTGCTGCGAAACGTTTCCCCACTGGATTCTTGGATTGCATAGAAAGGTGGAAATTAGGGTGGCTAGTGGTACATCTACCCTCCGATCGGGGCACCATTCTTACAAAAACCTTGTAGTCACGGCGAAACTAACTCGTTATGGTTATAAGTTAAACAGGATGTGTTCGATCGGAACTTGGATCCAGCACGATTTTACTCTAGTCCACCTACCGCCGCTGTTCAGTCGGATTCCCATGTCCACCCTTGTCATTGTCGAGTCCCCCACCAAAGCCAAAACCATTCGGAACTATTTGCCGAAGGGCTACCTCGTTGAAGCGTCGATGGGGCACATTCGGGATTTGCCCCAGTCCACCAGCGATGTCCCCAAGGAGATTACCGACAAGCGGGTGCGGGAATTGGGGGTTGATATTCATTCAGATTTTGAGCCGATCTACCTCATTCCCGATGACAAAAAAAAGGTAGTCAAGGGACTCAAGGATGCACTGAAAGGCGTCGATGAACTCGTTCTGGCAACGGACGAAGACCGGGAAGGCGAAAGTATTTCCTGGCACCTGTTGCAAGTGCTGAAGCCCAAGGTGCCCGTCAAGCGTATGGTCTTCCACGAGATCACCCAGGAGGCCATCCAGGAGGCGATTCGCAACTGTCGCCAGGTGGACGAAAAGCTGGTGCGGGCCCAGGAAACCCGGCGGATCCTCGATCGCTTAGTGGGCTACACCCTCTCCCCCCTGCTCTGGAAAAAGATTGCCTATGGCCTCTCAGCGGGGCGGGTGCAATCCGTCGCCGTGCGGCTACTGGTGCAGCGGGAACGGCAACGCCAAGCCTTTAAACAAGGGTCCTATTGGGATCTCAAGGCGTTATTAGCGATCGCTGAAGATCAGACCAAGGGGAGCAAGCGTAAAAAGGGCAATGGCGAATTTGAGGCCAAGCTGATCACCCTCGGTGGCAAAAAGCTGGCGACGGGGGCAGATTTCGACGAAAATACTGGCCAAATCGCCAAGGGCAAAAAAGTTGTTCTACTCAATGAAGAAGAAGCCCGCGCCTTGCAAGCCCGTCTGACGGGTAAGCCCTGGACCGTTACTGACCTGGAAGAACGGCCCGTCACCCGTAAACCTTCGCCGCCCTTTACCACCTCCACCCTGCAACAGGAGGCTAACCGTAAGTTAGGACTCTCAGCGCGGGATGCCATGCGGACGGCGCAAAGCCTCTACGAAAACGGCTACATCACCTACATGCGGACGGACTCGGTGCACCTGTCCCAGCAGGCTATTTCCGCCGCGCGCAGTTGCGTGGAATCCATGTACGGCCAGGACTACCTCAGTCCC
The Alkalinema sp. FACHB-956 DNA segment above includes these coding regions:
- a CDS encoding FAD-dependent oxidoreductase; translated protein: MNSAQNPSSTPGAAGKHHQIVIVGGGAAGITVAAQLLKQSRSLDVAIIEPSAKHDYQPGWTLVGGGVAPLSDFVRDEKAVIPPGAKWLQTAVASFDPAQNTLTTIDGQQIHYDYLVVCPGIQINWHLIKGLKEALGKGGVTSNYSKEFVPYTWETIQNFKGGNAIFTHPATPIKCGGAPQKIMYMADDAFKNRGLGSKTNVTFCIAGPKMFPIAPYSATLDQVVARRGITPKFLHNLKEIKADTKEAVFDVTSADGVQEVTLPYDMIHVTPPMSPPDFIKQSPLANEAGWVDVHKHTLQHNRYPNVFSLGDASSLPTSKTAAAARKQAPVLVHNLLAVMNSQSCDAQYNGYTCCPLITGYQSAMMAEFDYDGNLTPSFPLDPTKERYIMYLAKVHVLPWLYWNRMLAGESFEADVFKPLKKLAGW
- a CDS encoding metalloregulator ArsR/SmtB family transcription factor — encoded protein: MAPENLQTLLDFFKVLSDETRLKLLGLLAQRECSVEEMAALLHLKAPTISHHLAKLKSLNLVLLNPEGNTHLYRLNSEQLQLLSRDLLSSEQLKTLAQSVQPEDWETTVLKAFVENDRILTIPAARKKRFVLLKWLVQKIEPDRDYSEKEINAILKQHHEDCATLRRELIGYQLMSRKDGTYRRLPPTEWLQEAGNFN
- a CDS encoding pentapeptide repeat-containing protein; protein product: MNVTDLITCYLRGERDFLQLNLQEAELTNLNLQGANFSRSDLRQARLGKTDLTQAWFQSADLSEAILWGANLTGANLQGAILREADLSGANFVNACLDGANLCKATLNGAVLSHASLVNAILYDADLQSSTAHPTDFQNANLQGADLSYATLHGVLFCNADLAGAKFCRANMHRTVGRDLPAVDLTGANLTGADLSYADLRRATLRNANLQNADLTGTILKDADLQGAIMPDGTIAP
- a CDS encoding D-alanyl-D-alanine carboxypeptidase encodes the protein MLKFLLPGLQTSFLLFLLPFLGDSKPLTLKAMDVPKAVGVEMLQDAPWIVLPDADAGAEEIVRRYLNGLTSQGLNVQEQGVWLQAGPSLLVNHQGSTPLSAASLTKVATSLAALSTWGPDHQFETLVGSTGPVQNGVLQGDLVIQGGGDPMLVWEEAIAIGNALNQLGIRQVTGNLVITGNFGMNFELDAMKSGTLFKQAINSKAWQEAIQAQYAQMKPQPAKPQVAIAGTVLYSPQLPASQPLLRRKSLPLRYLIKNINVYSNNAMSEGLSRLMGGAQATAQRAAAAAGISPDEILLENGSGLGTPNRLTPHGVTALFTTLARYAKTYNLTISDLFPISGTDIGTLIDRSIPQNSVVKTGTLNEVSALSGVLPTRDRGLVWFTIINRGTNIEALRNQQDVLLQQLQAYWGKPTQRSASLQPSPIPNASVAKLGSRDRTELLSGG
- a CDS encoding 5-(carboxyamino)imidazole ribonucleotide synthase; this encodes MVNSNPVQQTVPTQVQRVGIIGGGQLAWMMAEAAQKLGIDLIVQTPHPTDPAVTIARESIFAPVADAEATATLAQRCDVITFENEFVDLPKLNRLAQEGVIFRPGLNCLTPLLDKYHQRCFLRHRDLPTPDFSLLPTSPYPLIPNRLPCVLKTRRLGYDGYGTFIVKTEDQFEELIYKIPVDALMLEEFVPFTRELAVMAARSLSGEVVVYPIVETQQENQVCRRVFVPTDLLPRVEQQVHAIAQTILESLQYVGILGIELFLTEDDRVLVNEIAPRTHNSGHYTLDACEVSQFEQQLRAVCGLPLGSPALNCAGAVMVNLLGFESSSGDYAQQRQQLAAIPNAQVHWYGKTESRPGRKLGHVTVRLFQEENLAETSIALAQEIERIWYPDQAPA
- a CDS encoding pitrilysin family protein, with protein sequence MNLLSLPIAAPSAVSRVCLDNGLTLIHHQMTATDAIAVDVWVKAGAILEPDDASGMAHFLEHMIFKGSDRLLPGDFDAIIENHGGTTNAATGQDYAHFFLVCGAHALGETLPCLAELLLNAAIPDEEFEREREVVFEEMRQAYDSPDWLGFQALLETVYQRHAYGRSILGTTETLMRMTPERLRQFHRSRYQPEHMTVVITGNLSQAEAIQAVSQAFHTFPTPTPFDPYQPDAEPPIVGIRRQVLQLPQAEQARLMLAWIAPGSQSKRDRWSVKGLDLLSVLLTEGRTSRLVRELREERNLVLDVSAAVSMQQDSSIFTITAWLDPEDLDRVEAIIGDRLSELTHAPITPTELNRAKRLICNDHAFSSESPSQIASLYGYNHTLAELEAALTYPDDIRSFVSGDLCNIASQFLSPYHYAAVIVRPE
- a CDS encoding pentapeptide repeat-containing protein; its protein translation is MIALLVGFWLNLAPAQALDYPPPLSYSNADLKGQNFSGQVLRTAEFSNANLEDVNFSAADLRGVVMSASVLTGTNLHAANLGNALMDQVKFKQTDLSDAILTEAILLHSTFEAIDITGADFTDAILDGAQIAKLCQIAAGTNSITGVSTRDSLGCLD